In Pyricularia oryzae 70-15 chromosome 2, whole genome shotgun sequence, one genomic interval encodes:
- a CDS encoding nucleolar GTP-binding protein 2, giving the protein MGTRKKEANLRARKGTSSDGMANVRTKGENFYRTAKRVKQLNVLKEGKAQRNADGVITKAASYQSKDVPTAVIEPNRKWFTNTRVISQDTLTAFREAVAETEKDPYKVLLKSNKLPMSLIRDGSEVNGIKKHQAKMTLETTPFSTTFGPKAQRKRVKLSVNSINDLAEDTDKSLDTYKERQDQIRLLSGASGTPGDDEDDASVPIAKEAVFTKGQSKRIWNELYRTIDSSDVIIHVLDARDPLGTRCRAVEEYLRKEKPHVKLIMVLNKVDLLPTSVVASWIRVLSKEYPTAAFRSSITNPFGKGSLLGLLRQFSGLLSNRKQVSVGIIGYPNTGKSSLINALRGKKVATVAPIPGETKVWQYITLTKRMYLIDCPGIVPPSNDASPQDLLLRGAVRTEKVENPEQYIPAVLAKTKLRHMERTYDLSGWKDHIHFLELLARKGGRLLKAGEPDVDGVARMVLNDFLRGKIPWFTPPPALEGDAEGVDGREGRLGEMPLKRKRDDAESVADTSMGAPSPTSDDSEDDEVSGDDEFEGFGSDSAPDATPSESEKASVAEQYIQLEASSEDDSDDDAAEDGGVAITGVGGGDDDAEPPKSLSSRNSKPSRQQRKVR; this is encoded by the exons ATGGGTACCAGAAAGAAG GAGGCGAACCTTCGGGCTCGCAAGGGCACAAGCTCCGATGGCATGGCCAACGTCCGCACCAAGGGCGAGAACTTCTACAGGACGGCCAAAAGAGTGAAGCAACTCAACGTCCTCAAAGAGGGCAAGGCTCAGCGCAACGCAGATGGTGTCATCACCAAGGCCGCGTCTTACCAGAGCAAGGATGTGCCGACAGCCGTTATTGAGCCCAACCGAAAATGGTTCACAAACACTAGAGTCATCAGCCAGGACACCCTGACAGCCTTCAGGGAAGCTGTAGCTGAGACGGAGAAGGATCCTTACAAAGTCCTGTTGAAG AGCAACAAGCTTCCCATGTCACTCATCAGGGACGGCTCAGAAGTGAATGGAATCAAGAAACATCAAGCAAAGATGACCCTTGAGACGACGCCATTTTCAACCACGTTTGGTCCCAAGGCGCAGCGCAAGAGGGTCAAACTTTCAGTAAACTCTATCAACGACCTGGCAGAGGATACCGACAAGAGCTTAGATACCTACAAAGAGAGGCAAGATCAAATCAGACTCCTCAGTGGCGCATCCGGCACGCCTGGGGATGATGAAGACGACGCTTCGGTTCCCATCGCCAAGGAAGCCGTCTTCACCAAGGGGCAGTCTAAGCGTATCTGGAACGAGCTGTATCGTACAATCGACAGCTCAGACGTCATAATACACGTTCTCGACGCCAGGGATCCCCTCGGGACGAGGTGTCGAGCAGTGGAGGAGTATCTGAGGAAGGAGAAGCCACATGTGAAGCTCATTATGGTGTTGAACAAAGTGGATCTCCTTCCCACATCAGTCGTT GCTTCATGGATCCGAGTTCTCTCCAAAGAGTACCCCACGGCAGCATTCAGGAGCTCCATCACGAATCCTTTCGGCAAAGGCTCACTGCTCGGGCTTCTCAGGCAGTTCTCGGGCTTGTTGTCAAACAGAAAACAAGTTTCCGTCGGTATCATTGGGTATCCTAACACGGGCAAGAGCAGTCTGATCAACGCATTGCGTGGCAAGAAGGTGGCCACCGTAGCACCGATCCCTGGAGAGACCAAGGTGTGGCAGTACATCACTCTCACGAAGAGGATGTACCTCATCGATTGCCCTGGAATCGTGCCCCCCAGCAACGATGCCTCGCCACAGGACCTCCTTCTTCGTGGCGCCGTCAGGACCGAAAAGGTCGAGAACCCAGAGCAATACATACCTGCGGTGCTCGCCAAGACGAAGTTGCGACACATGGAGCGCACATATGATCTTTCCGGCTGGAAAGATCACATCCACTTCCTTGAGCTTTTGGCTCGCAAGGGCGGTCGGCTCCTCAAAGCAGGCGAGCCTGACGTGGATGGTGTTGCACGCATGGTGTTGAATGACTTTTTGAGAGGAAAAATTCCTTGGTTCACACCACCGCCTGCACTGGAGGGCGATGCTGAGGGTGTTGATGGTCGGGAGGGCCGACTTGGCGAGATGCCTTTGAAACGAAAGCGCGACGACGCCGAGAGCGTTGCCGACACGTCTATGGGTGCCCCGAGCCCAACATCAGACGATTCGGAAGACGATGAAGTGTCGGGCGATGATGAGTTCGAAGGATTTGGATCCGACAGCGCCCCAGATGCGACACCTTCAGAATCCGAGAAGGCTTCTGTGGCCGAACAGTACATACAACTAGAGGCTTCTAGCGAGGACGACAGTGATGATGACGCCGCTGAAGACGGCGGTGTAGCCATCACTGGTGTTGGAGGCGGCGACGATGATGCAGAGCCACCAAAATCCCTTTCTAGTCGCAATTCGAAGCCAAGTCGGCAGCAAAGAAAGGTGAGGTAA
- a CDS encoding 3-isopropylmalate dehydratase gives MPGAESTPQTLYDKVLQAHVVDEKLDGTVLLYIDRHLVHEVTSPQAFEGLRNAGRKVRRPDCTLATTDHNVPTTSRKALKDIASFIKEDDSRTQCVTLEENVKEFGVTYFGLSDKRQGIVHVIGPEQGFTLPGTTVVCGDSHTSTHGAFGALAFGIGTSEVEHVLATQCLITKRSKNMRIQVDGELAPGVSSKDVVLHAIGIIGTAGGTGAVIEFCGSVIRSLSMEARMSICNMSIEGGARAGMVAPDEITFEYLKGRPLAPKYDSPEWHKATQYWKNLQSDPGAKYDIDVFIDAKDIVPTLTWGTSPEDVVPITGVVPDPETFATEAKKADGRRMLQYMGLKAGTPMEDIPVDKVFIGSCTNSRIEDLRAAAAVVKGRKKAPNVKSAMVVPGSGLVKTQAEEEGLDKIFEEAGFEWREAGCSMCLGMNPDILAPQERCASTSNRNFEGRQGAGGRTHLMSPVMAAAAGIVGKLADVRKLTDYKASPHIAAYQKSTVTKPHVDERINQDAHEKDIIADIPEDNNGPHTNTSASVGTSAGLPKFTILKGIAAPLEKANVDTDAIIPKQFLKTIKRTGLGNALFYEMRFNEDGTEKSDFVLNKEPYRKASILVCTGANFGCGSSREHAPWALNDFGIRSVIAPSFADIFFNNSFKNGMLPIPIKDQAQIEAIAAEARAGKEIEVDLPNQLIKNATGETICTFEVEEFRKHCLVNGLDDIGLTMQMEDKIAEFEAKMTRETPWLDGTGYLKRKGQGGKLAAKAVPVPTTNRGEEKKEPLEW, from the exons ATGCCTGGAGCAGAAAGCACTCCGCAGACCTTGTACGACAAGGTTCTGCAAGCACACGTGGTCGATGAgaagctcgacggcacagtcCTCTTGTACATCG ACCGCCACCTTGTACATGAGGTCACATCACCT CAAGCATTCGAGGGCCTCAGGAATGCAGGCCGTAAAGTGCGGAGACCCGACTGCACCTTGGCCACCACAGACCAT AACGTCCCCACGACTTCACGGAAAGCTCTCAAGGACATTGCCAGCTTCATCAAAGAGGACGACTCAAGGACCCAATGTGTGACTCTGGAGGAAAATGTCAAGGAGTTTGGCGTCACATATTTTGGCCTCAGCGACAAGCGCCAGGGTATTGTGCACGTCATTGGCCCTGAGCAAGGCTTCACGCTCCCCGGAACAACGGTTGTGTGTGGAGACAGTCACACGTCTACCCATGGCGCCTTTGGAGCCCTTGCCTTTGGTATCGGTACCAGCGAGGTTGAGCACGTGCTGGCCACTCAGTGCTTGATCACCAAGAGGAGCAAGAACATGAGGATACAAGTCGACGGCGAGCTGGCTCCTGGTGTCAGCTCCAAGGATGTCGTGCTTCATGCAATCGGTATCATTGGTACCGCTGGAGGCACCGGGGCTGTCATCGAGTTCTGTGGTTCCGTCATCCGCAGCCTCAGCATGGAGGCCCGCATGTCAATCTGCAACATGTCCATCGAGGGAGGTGCCAGGGCTGGCATGGTAGCCCCTGACGAGATCACCTTCGAATACCTCAAGGGCCGCCCGCTCGCTCCGAAGTACGACTCGCCCGAGTGGCACAAGGCTACCCAATACTGGAAGAACCTTCAGTCCGACCCAGGTGCCAAATACGATATTGATGTCTTTATTGACGCCAAAGACATTGTACCAACCTTGACATGGGGCACAAGTCCCGAGGATGTTGTTCCGATCACCGGCGTTGTTCCTGATCCTGAGACGTTTGCTACCGAAGCGAAGAAGGCGGACGGGCGACGCATGCTGCAGTACATGGGACTGAAGGCGGGTACTCCCATGGAGGACATTCCGGTCGACAAAGTCTTCATCGGCTCCTGCACCAATTCCAGGATTGAGGATCTCCGTGCTGCTGCCGCGGTCGTAAAGGGCCGGAAAAAAGCACCCAATGTTAAGAGCGCCATGGTGGTGCCGGGATCGGGCTTGGTCAAGACTCAAGCTGAGGAGGAAGGCCTGGACAAGATTTTTGAGGAGGCCGGCTTTGAATGGCGCGAGGCTGGCTGCAGTATGTGCCTTGGCATGAACCCAGATATTCTCGCTCCCCAGGAGCGTTGTGCCAGTACCAGCAACCGCAACTTCGAGGGTCGCCAGGGTGCAGGCGGCCGCACTCATCTCATGTCCCCAGtcatggctgctgctgctggtatcGTCGGTAAGCTTGCAGATGTGAGAAAGTTGACCGATTACAAGGCCAGCCCTCACATTGCAGCTTACCAGAAATCGACAGTGACAAAGCCCCATGTGGATGAGCGGATCAACCAAGATGCGCATGAGAAAGATATCATTGCTGATATTCCTGAGGACAACAACGGCCCTCACACCAACACCTCTGCCAGTGTTGGCACTTCAGCAGGGCTTCCCAAGTTCACCATTCTCAAGGGTATAGCGGCTCCGCTGGAGAAGGCTAATGTTGACACCGACGCCATCATTCCCAAACAATTTCTCAAGACAATCAAGAGGACAGGCCTTGGAAATGCTCTGTTCTATGAGATGAGGTTCAATGAGGACGGCACTGAGAAGAGCGACTTTGTTCTCAACAAGGAGCCGTACCGGAAAGCCAGTATTCTGGTTTGCACGGGTGCCAACTTTGGATGTGGGAGCTCTCGTGAGCATGCGCCATGGGCTCTCAACGATTTTGGCATCAGGAGCGTCATTGCCCCGTCGTTCGCAGATATATTCTTCAACAACTCCTTCAAGAACGGCATGCTGCCGATCCCTATCAAGGACCAGGCTCAGATCGAGGCCATCGCCGCCGAAGCCAGGGCGGGCAAGGAAATCGAAGTTGACCTCCCAAACCAGCTGATCAAGAACGCAACCGGCGAGACGATCTGCACTTTCGAGGTGGAGGAGTTTAGGAAGCACTGCTTGGTCAATGGTCTCGATGATATCGGCTTGACCATGCAGATGGAAGACAAGATCGCCGAGTTCGAGGCCAAGATGACCAGGGAGACTCCCTGGCTCGACGGAACTGGCTACCTCAAGCGAAAGGGTCAAGGTGGTAAGCTCGCAGCCAAGGCTGTGCCCGTGCCTACCACCAACAGGggcgaggagaagaaggagccGCTTGAGTGGTGA
- a CDS encoding phosphatidylglycerol/phosphatidylinositol transfer protein has translation MRFSTAFLALLSVGFSSARLQGRDQVPVALDDDHKIPGESPLKLCDGDHKDDILKITKVDLSPNPPKAGESLVIKASGDVTQKIEEGAYINLSVKYGLIRLINTKADLCEQIKNVDLECPIDEGKLDIVKSVDLPNEIPPGKYTVFADVYTKDNKKISCLTAEVRFERNSIATPWGDL, from the exons ATGAGGTTTTCTACGGCCTTTCTCGCCCTGCTCTCGGTCGGCTTCTCATCGGCGCGTCTGCAGGGGCGGGACCAGGTGCCGGTCGCTCTCGACGATGACCACAAAATCCCCGGCGAGTCGCCTCTCAAGCTCTGCGATGGCGACCACAAGGATGACATCCTCAAGATCACCAAGGTCGACCTTTCGCCCAACCCACCCAAGGC CGGCGAGAGTCTTGTTATCAAGGCCAGCGGCGATGTCACCCAGAAAATTGAGGAGGGCGCTTACATCAACCTCTCTGTCAAATACGGTCTGATTCGCCTTATCAACACCAAGGCCGACCTCTGCGAGCAGATCAAGAATGTTGATCTCGAATGCCCCATCGATGAGGGCAAGCTTGACATTGTCAAGTCGGTGGATCTGCCCAATGAGATTCCTCCT GGAAAATACACCGTTTTCGCCGATGTCTACACCAAGGACAACAAGAAGATCTCATGCCTGACGGCTGAAGTCAGATTTGAGAGGAATAGCATTGCCACTCCATGGGGTGACTTGTAG
- a CDS encoding ABC transporter, with protein MPPRLRTALALGATSLLWLASVSANYTTYDSMRAQLALMDDRPKDCPPCFNCLLPAYTCGQYGGCNEYDGTCRCPEGYGGLDCMEPLCGSLARGKDRPMRSGDQCSCDEGWTGINCNVCTENKYCDALMPENEGGVCYQMGDVVNHNYQMCDVTNKPILDMLGGRKPQVTFDCDKASGECDFQFWIDQKESFYCHLNKCDASAEFDESRNSTNYDCGKVNCSCIPGRFLCGESGSVDIGDFLDQEIKGPATFKCLQKTGDKNNCDFDEAAMNDLVSSIFGDKTITLSCRSGECLYHTQVPGYKRPVSKINTPLIAGVIAMCSIFVAVTIIIIWYLSRRKFRYGPIHLDDSDDEQVKLMADHKPASLYFENVCYGLNGRQILSEIQGMAHPGEITAIMGASGAGKTTFLDILARKNKRGVVGGDFFVNGEKVNDTDYKNVVGFVDQEDTMLPTLTVHETILNSALLRLPREMSRQAKEQRVYEVEKQLGIYHIRDSLIGSEEGKGRGISGGEKRRVGIACELVTSPSILFLDEPTSGLDAYNAYNVIECLVNLAKTYKRTVIFTIHQPRSNIVALFDRLILLAQGKTVYSGPFHQCQDYFDRIGYACPPGFNIADYLVDLTMHAGTTTSFDDGSISADVASVGPSSTRAVKSIASISGGSIGEDSGAEGSSSTRPKNKRRDSVKTRQERELFTRRKNTVDTAASSDAGEEIGAYRLQKQPHNTEASQLTADDPHDLPPAALSGTDLDMLVNSFQQSDIAGNTHDEIHQAIAGARSANGSNSNGYSTAGPNIHTSVMGRGYARVSYARQFVILSRRTWINLYRNPMLMLMHYAMAILLGVLSGFLFYGLTSDIAGFQNRLGLFFFILALFGFSTLTSLAVFSSERLLFVKERANGYYSPITYFAAKVIFDIIPLRIIPPILMGSIIYPMTGLVPDAPHYFTFITVLVLFNLAAAAICLFLGIVCKDGSVANLLGSLVMLFSLLFAGLLLNQNAIPDPAKWLQSLSIFHYGFESLIVNEVSHLQLIDNKYGLDITVPGASILSSFGFNNNALWPDVINLGIFGVMFIILAYLAMHFLLVERR; from the exons ATGCCTCCGAGATTACGCACGGCGCTCGCTTTGGGAGCGACGTCGCTTCTTTGGCTCGCTTCCGTGTCGGCCAACTACACGACCTACGACTCAATGAGGGCGCAACTCGCTTTGATGGATGATAGGCCAAAGGATTGCCCGCCATG CTTCAACTGTCTGCTTCCGGCTTACACGTGCGGGCAATACGGCGGCTGTAACGAATACGATGGCACCTGCCGATGCCCCGAAGGCTACGGTGGTTTGGACTGCATGGAGCCTC TCTGCGGATCTCTTGCGCGCGGCAAAGATCGACCTATGAGGAGCGGCGACCAGTGCTCCTGTGACGAGGGATGGACGGGTATAAACTGCAACGTTTGCACCGAAAACAAGTACTGCGATGCTCTCATGCCAGAGAATGAAGGCGGAGTATGCTATCAAATGGGCGACGTCGTCAACCATAACTACCAGATGTGCGATGTCACCAACAAGCCAATTCTTGACATGCTCGGCGGCCGCAAGCCTCAGGTCACCTTTGATTGCGACAAGGCATCTGGCGAGTGCGACTTTCAAT TCTGGATTGACCAAAAGGAGTCCTTCTACTGCCACTTGAACAAGTGCGATGCATCTGCCGAGTTTGACGAGTCGCGAAACAGCACGAATTATGACTGCGGCAAGGTCAACTGCAGCTGCATTCCTGGGCGATTTCTCTGTGGCGAATCGGGGTCTGTTGATATCGGCGATTTCTTGGATCAAGAGATCAAGGGTCCGGCAACTTTCAAGTGCCTGCAAAAAACCGGAGATAAGAACAACTGCGACTTTGACGAGGCTGCAATGAACGACCTGGTTAGCAGTATCTTTGGCGACAAGACCATCACACTCTCCTGTCGGTCTGGAGAGTGTCTCTATCACACGCAGGTTCCAGGATACAAGCGGCCCGTTTCCAAGATCAACACCCCTCTCATCGCAGGCGTCATCGCCATGTGCTCGATCTTCGTGGCGGTAACCATTATAATTATTTGGTACCTGTCTCGACGCAAGTTTAGATACGGCCCAATCCACTTGGATGATTCGGACGACGAACAAGTGAAGCTCATGGCTGACCACAAGCCTGCTTCCCTTTATTTTGAGAATGTCTGTTATGGCCTCAACGGTCGGCAAATTCTCTCTGAGATCCAGGGAATGGCACATCCTGGAGAGATAACTGCCATTATGGGAGCCTCGGGTGCCGGGAAGACAACTTTCCTTGACATCCTCGCccgcaaaaacaaaaggggTGTCGTTGGCGGCGATTTCTTTGTCAATGGAGAAAAGGTCAATGATACAGACTACAAGAATGTTGTCGGTTTCGTTGATCAGGAAGACACCATGCTGCCAACTCTTACTGTTCATGAAACGATCCTGAACAGCGCTCTCCTGCGCCTTCCGAGGGAGATGAGCCGCCAGGCAAAGGAACAGCGCGTCTACGAGGTTGAGAAGCAACTTGGCATCTACCACATTCGTGATTCGCTGATTGGATCTGAAGAAGGCAAGGGGCGCGGTATCTCTGGCGGAGAGAAGAGAAGAGTAGGCATCGCCTGCGAGCTTGTCACGAGTCCATCAATTCTCTTCCTCGACGAGCCCACTAGTGGCCTCGATGCCTACAACGCCTATAATGTCATTGAGTGCCTGGTAAACCTGGCCAAGACATACAAGCGAACCGTCATATTTACAATTCACCAACCCAGATCCAACATCGTAGCTCTGTTTGATCGCCTGATCCTTCTTGCTCAGGGGAAAACAGTCTACTCCGGCCCATTCCATCAGTGTCAAGACTACTTTGACCGCATTGGCTACGCCTGCCCACCGGGCTTCAACATTGCCGACTATTTGGTTGATCTCACCATGCATGCAGGCACGACCACTTCTTTTGATGATGGCTCCATCTCTGCAGACGTGGCAAGTGTTGGGCCTAGCAGCACCCGCGCGGTCAAATCAATCGCCAGCATCTCTGGTGGCAGCATTGGTGAAGACAGTGGCGCCGAAGGCTCCTCATCCACGAGGCCGAAGAACAAGCGTCGAGACTCGGTGAAGACACGCCAGGAAAGGGAACTTTTTACCAGGCGCAAGAACACTGTCGATACGGCCGCTTCCTCTGATGCCGGTGAGGAGATTGGGGCTTACAGACTTCAAAAGCAACCCCACAATACCGAGGCCTCACAACTGACTGCAGACGATCCGCATGACCTTCCGCCGGCTGCGTTGAGCGGAACAGATCTGGACATGCTGGTAAACTCCTTCCAGCAGTCAGACATAGCTGGGAACACGCATGACGAAATTCACCAGGCAATTGCTGGTGCCCGGAGCGCCAATGGATCCAACTCGAATGGCTATAGTACAGCTGGTCCAAACATCCACACTAGCGTCATGGGGAGAGGGTATGCTCGTGTCAGCTACGCCCGCCAGTTTGTTATTTTGTCACGAAGGACCTGGATCAATCTCTACCGCAACCCGATGTTGATGCTCATGCATTACGCCATGGCGATTCTCCTTGGAGTTCTGTCTGGATTCCTGTTTTACGGCCTGACTAGCGACATTGCCGGTTTCCAGAACAGATTgggtcttttcttcttcatcctTGCACTTTTTGGATTTAGTACCCTGACGAGCCTGGCGGTTTTCTCCTCTGAACGGCTTCTGTTTGTCAAGGAAAGGGCCAACGGCTATTACTCTCCGATAACCTACTTCGCGGCCAAGGTCATCTTCGACATTATTCCCCTTAGAATCATCCCGCCGATCCTGATGGGTTCCATCATCTATCCGATGACTGGACTGGTGCCCGATGCTCCTCATTACTTCACTTTCATTACTGTTCTGGTCCTTTTCAACCTCGCCGCAGCGGCTATATGCCTTTTCCTAGGAATAGTTTGCAAAGATGGCAGTGTCGCGAACCTTCTTGGCAGTCTGGTCATGCTGTTCAGCTTGCTGTTTGCCGGCCTTTTGCTTAACCAGAATGCGATTCCGGATCCTGCAAAGTGGCTGCAATCGCTCTCGATATTCCATTACGGCTTCGAGTCACTGATTGTTAACGAAGTCAGCCATTTGCAACTGATAGACAACAAGTATGGCTTAGATATCACCGTACCGGGTGCCAGCATTCTCTCATCCTTCGGGTTTAACAACAATGCCCTGTGGCCGGATGTTATCAACCTCGGCATTTTTGGCGTTATGTTCATTATTTTGGCGTACCTTGCCATGCACTTCCTCCTGGTGGAGAGGCGTTAA
- a CDS encoding V-type proton ATPase subunit F gives MSNNAMAADSKDRQFLAVIGDEDSVTGLLLAGIGHVTPAPDSQKNFLVVDNKTDTAAIESAFQKFTTERKDIGIVLINQHIADRIRHIVDTYTAAFPAVLEIPSKDHPYDPEKDSVLRRVRRLFGE, from the exons ATGTCGAACAACGCGATGGCCGCGGACTCCAAGGACAGGCAGTTCCTTGCGGTTATCGGCGACGAG GACTCCGTTACAGGCCTCCTTCTTGCCGGCATTGGC CATGTAACGCCAGCACCGGACTCGCAAAAGAATTTCCTTGTGGTGGATAACAAGACCGACACCGCGGCGATCGAGTCTGCGTTTCAGAAATTTACGACTGAGCGCAAAGATATCGGCATCGTGCTAATTAACCAGCAT ATCGCGGACAGGATACGTCACATAGTCGATACCTACACCGCCGCCTTTCCTGCAGTTTTGGAGATCCCGAGCAAAGATCACCCCTACGACCCTGAGAAGGATAGTGTGCTTAGGCGAGTTCGCCGCTTGTTTGGAGAATAG
- a CDS encoding UDP-N-acetylglucosamine-1-P transferase, whose amino-acid sequence MAVGSELSTTETFSLLSLSAACVAILANTFQGDGEPLVASLALSGLAFAASFSMIRWLGPTFLKAGIKGADLSKVQRREIPECMGAVCAIVYLLMIIVFIPFPFYKDIVAATSGGGNRDVVLHTEHVQEGRFLHRFPHNKLASFLSAVISLQSITLLGIGDDLFDIRWRHKFFIPAFAAIPLLVVYFVDFGVTSVVVPIPLQPYLGELLHLGPLYYIYMTAIAIFSPNSINIFAGINGIEVSQSLVIALLIILNDCLYLSTSYPHPATDSHLFSLYFLLPFVGVSLALLYHNWYPARVFVGDTYCYFAGMVFVVVSILGHFSKTLILLLVPQIFNFVYSAPQIFGLVPCPRHRMPRFHARTGLMEPSVTPWTPERQPRAPIAVALRLIARFRLIRLTEDADGRFVETTNMTIINLWLVWRGPLTERRLATELTVVQAVAGLFGLFVRHRLALVVFKEDNWSL is encoded by the exons ATGGCGGTCGGCAGTGAGCTTTCGACAACAGAGACCTTCAGCCTGCTCTCGCTATCTGCAGCATGTGTTGCAATCCTCGCAAATACATTCCAGGGTGATGGCGAGCCGCTCGTGGCTTCTCTCGCCCTGAGTGGCCTCGCTTTCGCTGCGAGCTTCTCCATGATCCGCTGGCTGGGACCTACCTTCCTCAAAGCCGGTATCAAGGGCGCGGATCTGAGCAAAGTTCAAAGGAGAGAGATACCCGAGTGTATGGGCGCTGTTTGCGCCATCGTGTACCTGTTGATGATCATTGTCTTCATTCCATTCCCGTTCTATAAGGATATTGTGGCGGCAACAAGCGGAGGCGGCAACCGTGATGTCGTGCTGCACACTGAGCATGTCCAAGAGGGTCGGTTTCTTCATCGGTTCCCTCACAACAAG CTCGCATCTTTTCTGTCTGCGGTTATATCACTGCAGTCGATCACACTTCTGGGCATCGGTGACGACCTCTTTGATATAAGATGGAGGCACAAGTTCTTCATCCCGGCGTTTGCAGCCATCCCACTCCTGGTCGTCTACTTTGTCGATTTCGGCGTCACCTCAGTCGTGGTCCCCATCCCTCTGCAGCCGTACCTTGGCGAACTGTTACACCTGGGGCCCCTTTACTACATTTACATGACCGCCATCGCCATCTTCAGTCCCAACAGCATCAACATCTTCGCCGGTATCAATGGCATCGAAGTCTCGCAGTCCCTGGTGATAGCTCTCCTCATCATCCTAAACGATTGCCTCTACCTATCTACGTCGTACCCCCATCCAGCGACCGACAGCCACCTCTTCTCCCTCTACTTCCTACTCCCCTTTGTCGGCGTCAGCCTCGCCCTGCTGTACCACAACTGGTATCCGGCCCGCGTATTCGTCGGTGACACGTACTGTTACTTCGCCGGCATGGTCTTTGTCGTTGTGAGCATACTCGGCCACTTCAGCAAGACCCTTATCCTGCTGCTGGTTCCGCAAATCTTCAATTTTGTCTACTCAGCACCCCAGATCTTTGGCCTGGTCCCGTGCCCCCGCCACCGCATGCCGCGCTTCCATGCCCGCACCGGCCTTATGGAGCCCTCGGTAACGCCCTGGACCCCCGAACGCCAGCCTCGCGCCCCAATCGCCGTCGCCCTGAGGCTGATTGCTCGCTTCCGTCTCATACGACTGACAGAGGATGCCGACGGCCGCTTCGTCGAGACGACCAACATGACCATTATCAACTTGTGGCTGGTCTGGCGCGGACCCCTGACGGAGCGTCGCCTTGCCACTGAATTGACCGTCGTTCAGGCTGTCGCCGGCCTTTTCGGCCTGTTTGTCCGGCACCGTCTCGCCCTGGTCGTCTTTAAGGAAGATAACTGGAGTCTCTGA